The proteins below are encoded in one region of Aphelocoma coerulescens isolate FSJ_1873_10779 chromosome 4, UR_Acoe_1.0, whole genome shotgun sequence:
- the CEP135 gene encoding centrosomal protein of 135 kDa isoform X4, whose translation MSTNAERRFINLRKRLDQLGYRQSLGVESLPLVEKLFSDLVHTTESLRKSKLSSGKTEKECSNYDTILEPYKTENARLTRENNDLHLEILKLKEHSDRHVKDLKASLRRVEHETSDLKFLNNQYIHKIKMLEKETKAKTEKIQQLQERNLQAVVQTPGGRKKSIPFRRQRMQIDQLVPPSGVSAYPVPQPEDPYIADLLQVADNRIQELQSEVTELQEKLETSECGMKNYSKQVEIRDKEIERLTLALDGGRSHEVLSLESRTKSNEKLISHLNLQIEYLQQKNKELENRIEDLLDTEQNVTSEVVDLSNKNQELCQELNEIDHLAQQLERDKEIVLETADKEIGEAKKEIERKHSEIQDLQETITRLKSDLCSCHKENERLNEELLGKTDDKVNLELLLNQLQQEKQRLIEKTENLERKERELVLEIERMRLDCGIALGDKSPSRLDAFVKTLEDDRDYYKRELEYLQKMIKRRPSPSRRTAEKSEELKSISRERDELRSMLDRFEKHMIEIQSNVKLLTAERDRLNVLYEQSLSELNRMRREAKHNLVSQSHMEEEKDIALTDFRRLKAENESLGEKLKIHQEAANLEKSKLQHDISELENNMQGLEIEKCELRTTVSILKERISYLENELKLKSSKLAQTSDDSSQFKAEICSLQLLNDQLQRSVEDLQHRLSLKKDELQTAHEEIVKLKEIIDSLNQRSTSQDEAVSVLRSTISVLDKEKDSLQETVDEKTERIACLDDNLANKEKTIAHLRLTLSELESSTDQMQNMLSSRDREIASLHRQLDTSQLELAEMERVKEMALKENRRLQDDLATMARENQAVSTELEDAIREKEEMKTRVHNYITEVSRFETLIASKEKENQELLEKFRMLHTQAEDWEMKAHQAEGESSSMRLELLSVDTDRRHLRERVEFLEKEIQGHIVAHQVYESQMSSITKNVSRLEEDLKRENQDKATVLADLTSVRELCVKLEASKELLARQLTSKSMDCERKQQ comes from the exons ATGAGTACAAATGCAGAGCGAAGGTTCATTAATCTCAGGAAACGTCTGGATCAGCTGGGCTATCGGCAGTCACTGGGAGTGGAGAGTTTACCTTTGGTGGAAAAGCTTTTTAG TGACTTAGTTCATACAACTGAGAGTTTGCGCAAATCAAAGCTATCTTCTGGAAAAACTGAAAAGGAATGCAGCAATTATGATACTATTTTGGAACCTTATAAAACAGAGAATGCTAGACTTACCAGGGAAAATAACGATCTACATTTAGAAATACTAAAACTGAAAGAGCATTCTGATCGTCATGTTAAAG ATTTGAAAGCTTCCTTAAGGAGAGTTGAACATGAAACATCTGACTTGAAATTTTTGAATAACCAATATatacataaaattaaaatgctggaaaaagaGACCAAAGCCAAGACTGAAAAAATTCAGCAGCTTCAGGAGAGGAATCTGCAAGCAGTGGTGCAAACACCTG gtggcaggaaaaaaagcattccCTTCAGGCGTCAACGCATGCAGATAGACCAGCTTGTGCCCCCATCAGGTGTCAGTGCCTACCCAGTGCCTCAGCCAGAGGACCCTTACATCGCAGACCTTCTGCAGGTGGCTGATAACCG AATTCAAGAACTGCAGTCAGAAGTAACAGAGCTACAGGAAAAACTGGAGACATCTGAATGTGGAATGAAAAATTATAGCAAACAG GTTGAGATAAGAGACAAAGAAATCGAGCGCTTAACACTGGCATTGGATGGCGGGCGTTCTCATGAGGTTCTCTCGCTGGAATCAAGAACTAAAAGTAATGAGAAGCTCATTTCCCACTTGAATTTACAG ATTGAGTATCTTcagcaaaaaaacaaagaacttgaaAATCGCATTGAAGATCTCCTGGACACTGAACAAAATGTGACTAGTGAGGTAGTGGATTTAAGCAATAAAAACCAAGAACTGTGTCAAGAACTGAATGAAATAGATCACTTGGCACAGCAGTTGGAAAGAGACAAAGAAATAGTGCTTGAGACTGCAGATAAGGAAATAGGAGAAGCAAAG aaagaaattgaaagaaaacacaGTGAAATACAGGATCTACAAGAAACAATAACAAGGCTTAAATCg gatttgtgctcatgtCATAAGGAGAATGAGAGGCTGAATGAGGAACTCCTTGGGAAAACAGATGATAAAGTGAATCTTGAGCTGTTGTTAAACCAGCTTCAACAAGAGAAACAAAGGCTGATAGAAAAAACAGAGAACTTAGAAAGAAAAG aACGAGAACTTGTCCTAGAAATCGAAAGAATGAGATTAGACTGTGGTATTGCCCTAGGAGACAAATCTCCATCTCGTCTAGATGCATTTGTAAAGACCTTAGAAGATGACAGAGACTATTATAAGCGAGAGTTAGAATATCTTCAGAAAATGATCAAACGAAGGCCTAGCCCAAGCCGCAGGACTGCAGAGAAG AGCGAAGAGCTTAAATCAATCTCCAGAGAAAGAGATGAGCTGCGGTCCATGTTAGACAGATTTGAAAAACACATGATAGAAATTCAGTCCAATGTCAAATTATTGACTGCAGAAAGAGATAGATTAAATGTTCTTTATGAGCAG TCTCTGAGTGAATTGAACAGGATGAGAAGAGAAGCAAAACACAATTTAGTTTCTCAAAGTCacatggaagaagaaaaagacattGCACTGACTGACTTTAGAAGactaaaagcagaaaatgaaagTCTTGGAGAAAAATTAAAG ATTCATCAAGAAGCAGCAAACCTTGAAAAATCAAAGCTGCAGCATGATATTTCAGAATTGGAGAATAATATGCAAGGA CTTGAGATTGAAAAGTGTGAACTAAGGACTACAGTCTCTATCCTGAAAGAAAGAATAAGCTATTTGGAAAATGAATTAAAACTGAAGTCCAGTAAACTTGCCCAGACTTCTGATGATTCTTCTCAATTTAAAGCTGAGATTTGCTCACTTCA GCTCTTAAATGACCAGCTCCAGAGGTCTGTTGAAGATTTACAGCACCGACTGTCCCTCAAAAAGGATGAACTGCAAACAGCTCATGAAGAAATTGTAAAGCTGAAGGAGATAATAG ataGCTTAAACCAGAGGAGCACTTCACAGGATGAAGCAGTCAGTGTGCTGAGGAGTACAATTAGTGTTTTGGACAAAGAAAAGGACAGTCTTCAAGAAACTGTAGatgaaaaaacagaaagaattgCATGCTTAGATGACAACTTAGCTAACAAG gaaaaaacaATTGCTCATTTACGTTTAACTCTTTCTGAGCTGGAGTCCTCAACAGA CCAGATGCAGAACATGCTGAGCAGCAGAGACCGTGAGATAGCCAGCTTGCATCGCCAGCTTGATACATCCCAGCTAGAGCTTGCAGAAATGGAAAGAGTAAAGGAAATGGCTCTGAAAGAAAACAGGCGACTGCAAGATGACCTGGCTACAATGGCCAGAGAAAACCAG GCTGTCAGTACCGAGCTTGAAGATGCAATAcgtgaaaaagaagaaatgaaaaccaGGGTTCATAATTATATAACTGAAGTCTCCAGATTTGAGACCTTGATAGCTTCAAAG gaaaaagaaaaccaagaatTGTTAGAGAAGTTCCGGATGCTCCATACACAAGCTGAAGACTGGGAAATGAAGGCTCACCAAGCTGAAGGAGAGAGCAGCTCAATGCGACTTGAACTCCTTTCAGTAGACACAGATCGGAGACATCTTCGAGAGAGAGTAGAATTTCTGGAAAAAGAGATTCAAGGG caTATTGTTGCACATCAAGTATATGAATCTCAGATGTCCTCCATAACGAAAAATGTGTCCAGATTGGAAGAGGATCTTAAACGTGAAAATCAGGATAAGGCTACTGTGTTGGCAGACCTGACTTCTGTGAGGGAACTCTGTGTGAAACTTGAGGCTAGCAAAGAACTTTTAGCTCGACAGCTGACATCCAAAAGCATGGATTGTGAAAGG aagcagCAATAA
- the CEP135 gene encoding centrosomal protein of 135 kDa isoform X1: protein MSTNAERRFINLRKRLDQLGYRQSLGVESLPLVEKLFSDLVHTTESLRKSKLSSGKTEKECSNYDTILEPYKTENARLTRENNDLHLEILKLKEHSDRHVKDLKASLRRVEHETSDLKFLNNQYIHKIKMLEKETKAKTEKIQQLQERNLQAVVQTPGGRKKSIPFRRQRMQIDQLVPPSGVSAYPVPQPEDPYIADLLQVADNRIQELQSEVTELQEKLETSECGMKNYSKQVEIRDKEIERLTLALDGGRSHEVLSLESRTKSNEKLISHLNLQIEYLQQKNKELENRIEDLLDTEQNVTSEVVDLSNKNQELCQELNEIDHLAQQLERDKEIVLETADKEIGEAKKEIERKHSEIQDLQETITRLKSDLCSCHKENERLNEELLGKTDDKVNLELLLNQLQQEKQRLIEKTENLERKERELVLEIERMRLDCGIALGDKSPSRLDAFVKTLEDDRDYYKRELEYLQKMIKRRPSPSRRTAEKSEELKSISRERDELRSMLDRFEKHMIEIQSNVKLLTAERDRLNVLYEQSLSELNRMRREAKHNLVSQSHMEEEKDIALTDFRRLKAENESLGEKLKIHQEAANLEKSKLQHDISELENNMQGLEIEKCELRTTVSILKERISYLENELKLKSSKLAQTSDDSSQFKAEICSLQLLNDQLQRSVEDLQHRLSLKKDELQTAHEEIVKLKEIIDSLNQRSTSQDEAVSVLRSTISVLDKEKDSLQETVDEKTERIACLDDNLANKEKTIAHLRLTLSELESSTDQMQNMLSSRDREIASLHRQLDTSQLELAEMERVKEMALKENRRLQDDLATMARENQAVSTELEDAIREKEEMKTRVHNYITEVSRFETLIASKEKENQELLEKFRMLHTQAEDWEMKAHQAEGESSSMRLELLSVDTDRRHLRERVEFLEKEIQGHIVAHQVYESQMSSITKNVSRLEEDLKRENQDKATVLADLTSVRELCVKLEASKELLARQLTSKSMDCERVLGELEDIKSEVELLKKQLSSERLTVQNLETLLATSRDKEFQNQLTSQEKDTEIQLLKDKLTLAESKLSSNNREVSVLRSKVAQLQTDCDVLKRKLTTERFERERAIQEMRRHGLSTSSLRASPPLSSTLRSPSRSPECSTVRTTDQAAAEKSVTFKE from the exons ATGAGTACAAATGCAGAGCGAAGGTTCATTAATCTCAGGAAACGTCTGGATCAGCTGGGCTATCGGCAGTCACTGGGAGTGGAGAGTTTACCTTTGGTGGAAAAGCTTTTTAG TGACTTAGTTCATACAACTGAGAGTTTGCGCAAATCAAAGCTATCTTCTGGAAAAACTGAAAAGGAATGCAGCAATTATGATACTATTTTGGAACCTTATAAAACAGAGAATGCTAGACTTACCAGGGAAAATAACGATCTACATTTAGAAATACTAAAACTGAAAGAGCATTCTGATCGTCATGTTAAAG ATTTGAAAGCTTCCTTAAGGAGAGTTGAACATGAAACATCTGACTTGAAATTTTTGAATAACCAATATatacataaaattaaaatgctggaaaaagaGACCAAAGCCAAGACTGAAAAAATTCAGCAGCTTCAGGAGAGGAATCTGCAAGCAGTGGTGCAAACACCTG gtggcaggaaaaaaagcattccCTTCAGGCGTCAACGCATGCAGATAGACCAGCTTGTGCCCCCATCAGGTGTCAGTGCCTACCCAGTGCCTCAGCCAGAGGACCCTTACATCGCAGACCTTCTGCAGGTGGCTGATAACCG AATTCAAGAACTGCAGTCAGAAGTAACAGAGCTACAGGAAAAACTGGAGACATCTGAATGTGGAATGAAAAATTATAGCAAACAG GTTGAGATAAGAGACAAAGAAATCGAGCGCTTAACACTGGCATTGGATGGCGGGCGTTCTCATGAGGTTCTCTCGCTGGAATCAAGAACTAAAAGTAATGAGAAGCTCATTTCCCACTTGAATTTACAG ATTGAGTATCTTcagcaaaaaaacaaagaacttgaaAATCGCATTGAAGATCTCCTGGACACTGAACAAAATGTGACTAGTGAGGTAGTGGATTTAAGCAATAAAAACCAAGAACTGTGTCAAGAACTGAATGAAATAGATCACTTGGCACAGCAGTTGGAAAGAGACAAAGAAATAGTGCTTGAGACTGCAGATAAGGAAATAGGAGAAGCAAAG aaagaaattgaaagaaaacacaGTGAAATACAGGATCTACAAGAAACAATAACAAGGCTTAAATCg gatttgtgctcatgtCATAAGGAGAATGAGAGGCTGAATGAGGAACTCCTTGGGAAAACAGATGATAAAGTGAATCTTGAGCTGTTGTTAAACCAGCTTCAACAAGAGAAACAAAGGCTGATAGAAAAAACAGAGAACTTAGAAAGAAAAG aACGAGAACTTGTCCTAGAAATCGAAAGAATGAGATTAGACTGTGGTATTGCCCTAGGAGACAAATCTCCATCTCGTCTAGATGCATTTGTAAAGACCTTAGAAGATGACAGAGACTATTATAAGCGAGAGTTAGAATATCTTCAGAAAATGATCAAACGAAGGCCTAGCCCAAGCCGCAGGACTGCAGAGAAG AGCGAAGAGCTTAAATCAATCTCCAGAGAAAGAGATGAGCTGCGGTCCATGTTAGACAGATTTGAAAAACACATGATAGAAATTCAGTCCAATGTCAAATTATTGACTGCAGAAAGAGATAGATTAAATGTTCTTTATGAGCAG TCTCTGAGTGAATTGAACAGGATGAGAAGAGAAGCAAAACACAATTTAGTTTCTCAAAGTCacatggaagaagaaaaagacattGCACTGACTGACTTTAGAAGactaaaagcagaaaatgaaagTCTTGGAGAAAAATTAAAG ATTCATCAAGAAGCAGCAAACCTTGAAAAATCAAAGCTGCAGCATGATATTTCAGAATTGGAGAATAATATGCAAGGA CTTGAGATTGAAAAGTGTGAACTAAGGACTACAGTCTCTATCCTGAAAGAAAGAATAAGCTATTTGGAAAATGAATTAAAACTGAAGTCCAGTAAACTTGCCCAGACTTCTGATGATTCTTCTCAATTTAAAGCTGAGATTTGCTCACTTCA GCTCTTAAATGACCAGCTCCAGAGGTCTGTTGAAGATTTACAGCACCGACTGTCCCTCAAAAAGGATGAACTGCAAACAGCTCATGAAGAAATTGTAAAGCTGAAGGAGATAATAG ataGCTTAAACCAGAGGAGCACTTCACAGGATGAAGCAGTCAGTGTGCTGAGGAGTACAATTAGTGTTTTGGACAAAGAAAAGGACAGTCTTCAAGAAACTGTAGatgaaaaaacagaaagaattgCATGCTTAGATGACAACTTAGCTAACAAG gaaaaaacaATTGCTCATTTACGTTTAACTCTTTCTGAGCTGGAGTCCTCAACAGA CCAGATGCAGAACATGCTGAGCAGCAGAGACCGTGAGATAGCCAGCTTGCATCGCCAGCTTGATACATCCCAGCTAGAGCTTGCAGAAATGGAAAGAGTAAAGGAAATGGCTCTGAAAGAAAACAGGCGACTGCAAGATGACCTGGCTACAATGGCCAGAGAAAACCAG GCTGTCAGTACCGAGCTTGAAGATGCAATAcgtgaaaaagaagaaatgaaaaccaGGGTTCATAATTATATAACTGAAGTCTCCAGATTTGAGACCTTGATAGCTTCAAAG gaaaaagaaaaccaagaatTGTTAGAGAAGTTCCGGATGCTCCATACACAAGCTGAAGACTGGGAAATGAAGGCTCACCAAGCTGAAGGAGAGAGCAGCTCAATGCGACTTGAACTCCTTTCAGTAGACACAGATCGGAGACATCTTCGAGAGAGAGTAGAATTTCTGGAAAAAGAGATTCAAGGG caTATTGTTGCACATCAAGTATATGAATCTCAGATGTCCTCCATAACGAAAAATGTGTCCAGATTGGAAGAGGATCTTAAACGTGAAAATCAGGATAAGGCTACTGTGTTGGCAGACCTGACTTCTGTGAGGGAACTCTGTGTGAAACTTGAGGCTAGCAAAGAACTTTTAGCTCGACAGCTGACATCCAAAAGCATGGATTGTGAAAGG GTTCTAGGAGAATTAGAAGATATAAAATCAGAAGTAGAGTTGCTGAAAAAGCAGCTATCCAGTGAGAGACTTACAGTTCAGAATCTTGAAACGTTACTGGCTACTAGTAGAGACAAAGAATTTCAGAATCAATTAACGTCCCAAGAGAAAGATACCgaaattcagttactgaaagaCAAGCTAACACTGGCTGAGAGCAAACT aagcagCAATAATAGAGAGGTTTCTGTACTTCGAAGTAAAGTTGCCCAGCTGCAGACTGACTGTGATGTTTTAAAAAGGAAGCTGACAACTGAGCGATTTGAACG AGAGCGAGCAATTCAGGAGATGCGTCGGCACGGCCTCTCCACATCCTCACTACGGGCTTCGCCTCCCCTCAGCTCCACACTGAGGTCTCCCTCGAGGTCTCCAGAATGCAGCACTGTAAGAACAACTGATCAAGCAGCAGCTGAAAA AAGTGTGACCTTCAAAGAATAA
- the CEP135 gene encoding centrosomal protein of 135 kDa isoform X2, translated as MSTNAERRFINLRKRLDQLGYRQSLGVESLPLVEKLFSDLVHTTESLRKSKLSSGKTEKECSNYDTILEPYKTENARLTRENNDLHLEILKLKEHSDRHVKDLKASLRRVEHETSDLKFLNNQYIHKIKMLEKETKAKTEKIQQLQERNLQAVVQTPGGRKKSIPFRRQRMQIDQLVPPSGVSAYPVPQPEDPYIADLLQVADNRIQELQSEVTELQEKLETSECGMKNYSKQVEIRDKEIERLTLALDGGRSHEVLSLESRTKSNEKLISHLNLQIEYLQQKNKELENRIEDLLDTEQNVTSEKEIERKHSEIQDLQETITRLKSDLCSCHKENERLNEELLGKTDDKVNLELLLNQLQQEKQRLIEKTENLERKERELVLEIERMRLDCGIALGDKSPSRLDAFVKTLEDDRDYYKRELEYLQKMIKRRPSPSRRTAEKSEELKSISRERDELRSMLDRFEKHMIEIQSNVKLLTAERDRLNVLYEQSLSELNRMRREAKHNLVSQSHMEEEKDIALTDFRRLKAENESLGEKLKIHQEAANLEKSKLQHDISELENNMQGLEIEKCELRTTVSILKERISYLENELKLKSSKLAQTSDDSSQFKAEICSLQLLNDQLQRSVEDLQHRLSLKKDELQTAHEEIVKLKEIIDSLNQRSTSQDEAVSVLRSTISVLDKEKDSLQETVDEKTERIACLDDNLANKEKTIAHLRLTLSELESSTDQMQNMLSSRDREIASLHRQLDTSQLELAEMERVKEMALKENRRLQDDLATMARENQAVSTELEDAIREKEEMKTRVHNYITEVSRFETLIASKEKENQELLEKFRMLHTQAEDWEMKAHQAEGESSSMRLELLSVDTDRRHLRERVEFLEKEIQGHIVAHQVYESQMSSITKNVSRLEEDLKRENQDKATVLADLTSVRELCVKLEASKELLARQLTSKSMDCERVLGELEDIKSEVELLKKQLSSERLTVQNLETLLATSRDKEFQNQLTSQEKDTEIQLLKDKLTLAESKLSSNNREVSVLRSKVAQLQTDCDVLKRKLTTERFERERAIQEMRRHGLSTSSLRASPPLSSTLRSPSRSPECSTVRTTDQAAAEKSVTFKE; from the exons ATGAGTACAAATGCAGAGCGAAGGTTCATTAATCTCAGGAAACGTCTGGATCAGCTGGGCTATCGGCAGTCACTGGGAGTGGAGAGTTTACCTTTGGTGGAAAAGCTTTTTAG TGACTTAGTTCATACAACTGAGAGTTTGCGCAAATCAAAGCTATCTTCTGGAAAAACTGAAAAGGAATGCAGCAATTATGATACTATTTTGGAACCTTATAAAACAGAGAATGCTAGACTTACCAGGGAAAATAACGATCTACATTTAGAAATACTAAAACTGAAAGAGCATTCTGATCGTCATGTTAAAG ATTTGAAAGCTTCCTTAAGGAGAGTTGAACATGAAACATCTGACTTGAAATTTTTGAATAACCAATATatacataaaattaaaatgctggaaaaagaGACCAAAGCCAAGACTGAAAAAATTCAGCAGCTTCAGGAGAGGAATCTGCAAGCAGTGGTGCAAACACCTG gtggcaggaaaaaaagcattccCTTCAGGCGTCAACGCATGCAGATAGACCAGCTTGTGCCCCCATCAGGTGTCAGTGCCTACCCAGTGCCTCAGCCAGAGGACCCTTACATCGCAGACCTTCTGCAGGTGGCTGATAACCG AATTCAAGAACTGCAGTCAGAAGTAACAGAGCTACAGGAAAAACTGGAGACATCTGAATGTGGAATGAAAAATTATAGCAAACAG GTTGAGATAAGAGACAAAGAAATCGAGCGCTTAACACTGGCATTGGATGGCGGGCGTTCTCATGAGGTTCTCTCGCTGGAATCAAGAACTAAAAGTAATGAGAAGCTCATTTCCCACTTGAATTTACAG ATTGAGTATCTTcagcaaaaaaacaaagaacttgaaAATCGCATTGAAGATCTCCTGGACACTGAACAAAATGTGACTAGTGAG aaagaaattgaaagaaaacacaGTGAAATACAGGATCTACAAGAAACAATAACAAGGCTTAAATCg gatttgtgctcatgtCATAAGGAGAATGAGAGGCTGAATGAGGAACTCCTTGGGAAAACAGATGATAAAGTGAATCTTGAGCTGTTGTTAAACCAGCTTCAACAAGAGAAACAAAGGCTGATAGAAAAAACAGAGAACTTAGAAAGAAAAG aACGAGAACTTGTCCTAGAAATCGAAAGAATGAGATTAGACTGTGGTATTGCCCTAGGAGACAAATCTCCATCTCGTCTAGATGCATTTGTAAAGACCTTAGAAGATGACAGAGACTATTATAAGCGAGAGTTAGAATATCTTCAGAAAATGATCAAACGAAGGCCTAGCCCAAGCCGCAGGACTGCAGAGAAG AGCGAAGAGCTTAAATCAATCTCCAGAGAAAGAGATGAGCTGCGGTCCATGTTAGACAGATTTGAAAAACACATGATAGAAATTCAGTCCAATGTCAAATTATTGACTGCAGAAAGAGATAGATTAAATGTTCTTTATGAGCAG TCTCTGAGTGAATTGAACAGGATGAGAAGAGAAGCAAAACACAATTTAGTTTCTCAAAGTCacatggaagaagaaaaagacattGCACTGACTGACTTTAGAAGactaaaagcagaaaatgaaagTCTTGGAGAAAAATTAAAG ATTCATCAAGAAGCAGCAAACCTTGAAAAATCAAAGCTGCAGCATGATATTTCAGAATTGGAGAATAATATGCAAGGA CTTGAGATTGAAAAGTGTGAACTAAGGACTACAGTCTCTATCCTGAAAGAAAGAATAAGCTATTTGGAAAATGAATTAAAACTGAAGTCCAGTAAACTTGCCCAGACTTCTGATGATTCTTCTCAATTTAAAGCTGAGATTTGCTCACTTCA GCTCTTAAATGACCAGCTCCAGAGGTCTGTTGAAGATTTACAGCACCGACTGTCCCTCAAAAAGGATGAACTGCAAACAGCTCATGAAGAAATTGTAAAGCTGAAGGAGATAATAG ataGCTTAAACCAGAGGAGCACTTCACAGGATGAAGCAGTCAGTGTGCTGAGGAGTACAATTAGTGTTTTGGACAAAGAAAAGGACAGTCTTCAAGAAACTGTAGatgaaaaaacagaaagaattgCATGCTTAGATGACAACTTAGCTAACAAG gaaaaaacaATTGCTCATTTACGTTTAACTCTTTCTGAGCTGGAGTCCTCAACAGA CCAGATGCAGAACATGCTGAGCAGCAGAGACCGTGAGATAGCCAGCTTGCATCGCCAGCTTGATACATCCCAGCTAGAGCTTGCAGAAATGGAAAGAGTAAAGGAAATGGCTCTGAAAGAAAACAGGCGACTGCAAGATGACCTGGCTACAATGGCCAGAGAAAACCAG GCTGTCAGTACCGAGCTTGAAGATGCAATAcgtgaaaaagaagaaatgaaaaccaGGGTTCATAATTATATAACTGAAGTCTCCAGATTTGAGACCTTGATAGCTTCAAAG gaaaaagaaaaccaagaatTGTTAGAGAAGTTCCGGATGCTCCATACACAAGCTGAAGACTGGGAAATGAAGGCTCACCAAGCTGAAGGAGAGAGCAGCTCAATGCGACTTGAACTCCTTTCAGTAGACACAGATCGGAGACATCTTCGAGAGAGAGTAGAATTTCTGGAAAAAGAGATTCAAGGG caTATTGTTGCACATCAAGTATATGAATCTCAGATGTCCTCCATAACGAAAAATGTGTCCAGATTGGAAGAGGATCTTAAACGTGAAAATCAGGATAAGGCTACTGTGTTGGCAGACCTGACTTCTGTGAGGGAACTCTGTGTGAAACTTGAGGCTAGCAAAGAACTTTTAGCTCGACAGCTGACATCCAAAAGCATGGATTGTGAAAGG GTTCTAGGAGAATTAGAAGATATAAAATCAGAAGTAGAGTTGCTGAAAAAGCAGCTATCCAGTGAGAGACTTACAGTTCAGAATCTTGAAACGTTACTGGCTACTAGTAGAGACAAAGAATTTCAGAATCAATTAACGTCCCAAGAGAAAGATACCgaaattcagttactgaaagaCAAGCTAACACTGGCTGAGAGCAAACT aagcagCAATAATAGAGAGGTTTCTGTACTTCGAAGTAAAGTTGCCCAGCTGCAGACTGACTGTGATGTTTTAAAAAGGAAGCTGACAACTGAGCGATTTGAACG AGAGCGAGCAATTCAGGAGATGCGTCGGCACGGCCTCTCCACATCCTCACTACGGGCTTCGCCTCCCCTCAGCTCCACACTGAGGTCTCCCTCGAGGTCTCCAGAATGCAGCACTGTAAGAACAACTGATCAAGCAGCAGCTGAAAA AAGTGTGACCTTCAAAGAATAA